The Caloenas nicobarica isolate bCalNic1 chromosome 25, bCalNic1.hap1, whole genome shotgun sequence region AGTTTTTtgatgttgttgttttattatgttttgttcttttcccccttttttttgatgtttggattttatattatatataaattagcttctggaaaaaaataattcctaggGTAGGGTCTGGTTGTGAATCTcaaagggattattttttttggggggggcagggggtgggtTTGACTATGGTGAACTGTGGctgggggggtgtcccccctCAGGGGGATTTGGACCCCCCCGCGGGACTGGCCCCCTCAGAGGGGCAGCTGGGGGAagccctgggggctgcagggccccCTATTGttgggggggacaagggggaggTCTCTAGTAAAGACCCACCTTGTCTCTCTAAGGGGGGGGGTCTCTAACTGCTGAGACCCCCCCTAGTACCTGGGAGGGGGGGGGTCCCTTATTGTAGAGACTTCCCCCCATACCTCTGAGAGGAGGTCTCTTGCTGAGACCCCCCTAAGAGTGGGGAGGGGGGCCTTTTTTGGCTAGAGACCCCTCTACTACCCAGGATAAGGTCGGGGGGGGCGGGTCTCCTGCTTTGGCTAAGACCCCGCCAGGCCCTGGGGAGTTTGTTTAGCTGGAGAAAGCCCCACTCACACTGAGGCAGCAATGAGGCTGCACTGGAAAGAGCTGCCAGCAGACAAGGGGGGGCCTGCACCCCTTCGCTCTGCTCTGGCCGCTGTCCTGCTCCAAGCTGCCGGTGCTGGGGGGACATGGCCCTGTCCCCTCTGGAGCTCCCGGGTGAGGGGGACTGAGGCTGCtgagctgaggaggggagtgtGGAGCCCGGGACCCCCCACTCACCCACTTTGAGGAAggtctgcagctcctggggccGCAGGGGCGGCTGCTTTTCGGGAGGCGAGGGGGCCAcgctctcctcctctgccccaggACTCCCCCAGGGCTCGTAGGTGCCGTCCCGGCTCTGCGAGAAGCTGCGCGTGAGCTCCAGTGGCAGCTGTGCAGGGAAAATGAAcggtgaggggctgggggggctgcgcaGGATCCGGGGGGGGCCTCTGCCCTCACCTCTGGTGTGTCAAAGATCTGCTTGACCTGCAGGATGTTGGTGATGTGCCACGTGTACTTGGAGAAGGTGCCCAGGGGAAGTGCGTCCCTGCGGACAAAAGCTGCGGGGAGGAACAGAGGGAGAGTTACGAGAACTTGAGCTAAAATGCTAATTGCTTTGACAAgtagtttctgtttctttttcccctttttagtCTTCGGTTTCTGCTCTCCAGCTCATGACTTGCCACAGTCTGGGAGGTGGCTCTGGTTCCTCTaaacttagaatcacagaatcactccAGATGGGAGAAACCCTAACAACTTGGCTGGGTCCTTGATGGTGGAATCTTCACCTGGAGCCTGTTAAGCCCCAGCTGAGGAGGAGAAAACTCTACGCTTGctctgggctgcagagctgctggctctcTGCTCGAGCTGCTGGTCAGGGTACAGGGAGCCAGTGCCGGTGGTCCACAGACCTCATCACATTACAAGCGGTGACTTGTGCTGCTGTGGTGCTGTCCGGTTGGGTTAATCCCTTGAGCCGGAGTTGGCGCTTGGGCTCTGCTAAATGCGCAGAGCTGGTGCAtgggggctggctggggagaaGTTTGAGCTGAGTCCAAACCCCTCTGGAACTAAGACTTGAGATGTCTTAAGTAGCTGCTCTTCTCTGCCCTGGCACATAGGCAGCTGCAGAGTTTCTTTCTTAGCTGCAAGGAGGGGAAAACCTGCTACTAACAACAGTGGGAGGGACTTGGCAATCTCTTTTGGCTGATAGCTTGTTCCCTGGAAGCCATCACTCTAAACTTAGGAGGGATCTCTTCAAGAAAAACCTGCTTTAGCTGCTGGGTTGCACTGGATCATCTCCAGCACTTCTTTCCAACCAGAACCAGGCGGTGACTCTGTCAAGTGCTCTCTGTGGGTAAGCGTGTTTGGTTCCTACCAGTGGTGGAGTTGGGCAGCCTCTTCTTGGCGCTCCCACTGGAGATCCGCTGCTGCAGCGCGTCAAAGAACGCCTGGGGGATGTGGAACACCAGCGGCTCCGGTTGGCCTGGGGGGGCAAAGGACAAGCCACAGTGAGGACAACAGAGACACGGTGCAGGGGAAAGAGGGTGCTGGGGCTTGTGCTGATTGCAGGTGCTCCTGCTGGGATTATCTTTGCGGGTAGAGACTCCAAGCGCTGGCATGAAGAGTGCTGCCAGTGTCTGCGCTGcacaataaaatgttttacacaAGTCAGAGCCTGGTGCTTTATGCTATGTCCTTTACTGCACTTTTGCCTCTCCATTCTCCTAGCTTAGGCTTAGCTGCCGCGTTAAGTCTTGGAAGGAGCTGCAAGTGGGTATGGATGACCCTTGTGTCTCTTATAAATGTTGAGAAATAAATTCTCTGATCTCCCTCctttaacttttttcccctggacCGCTCTGTGCTCCAGCTGAGGGCCCTGGCTCTCTCTGACGCAGCCTCTGTGCCCCTGTCTCTGATACTGCTGAGCCCCTGGAGGTTTAAAGTCCCTCTGTATGCTAGAGTGAGGTGATGCTGATCAGACTCACAGGCTAACTAGCTCTAGGCATCAATAATCATCCAAAAATGGATAGGTTCAGGGTAGAAGAGACCCTTAGAAACATTACAAGTGCTGTtgagctgagcagagcaggcTCTGGGCTATTAACACTTGATGACACCTTGCAGGTAGCAGGTTCCTCCTCTGGCAACCAAAACACTTAGAAAGGGTTTGTACAGTTACACTAAAGTCTTCCTGGGCTGGACACTGGGCCTGActggtgctgtgctgccagTGCAAGTTGTGCTGCTGGGGTGTGGGGTGCAGTGACCCCCCGCCAAGATATTATTACTGCTCTGAACCATCATCTGTGGCTCTTGGAGTGTGTGGAGCGGCTCCCACTGAGCACAGCCCTGAACTTTGGAGAATGTGAGGAAGATGAGAAGGATTCTGGAGCGGTCCACTGCATGACAAGTTAATCAGTAACTTAATTAACAGCATTTCTGACAGTTAACACAACATGAGATGTCTCACTTTGTTACCATTTACTTCATCTCAATTCCTCTGTGTTCCCCTGAGCAGCTTGAGTTCAGCAGCCAGAATCTCTAAGGCAATTTCCActatttcctatttcttttctccattccCCAGCACTAACAGAGTACCAGGTTGCAGTTCATCAACACTAAGTCCAAGTGCAGGACACTAATCAAAACCCTAAGAAACCTTCCAGGACAACACAAATAATATTTGTGCCAAGTTGAGCTAAGCACTCACCTCCCTTGGGGCTACTTAAGTTACTTTATGCTGCCAAGACCTTAAAATGACAAAGTGGATTAGAATGGGGGGATGCCCGAGGAGGCACTTTACCTTCAAACTGGTAATGCATGGTCTGGTGGATGCGCTCGGTGACGCTGGCCAGCCAGGCCTGGAAGGACAGGGACACCTGCGACTCGTCCGGCGGCTGCTGGCAGCCTGCGAGGGAGAAGCGGGGGACATCAGAATCCACCGGGCACAAGAAATGACCGAGACCGAGTCCCAGTGGCGCAGCTCCGGCCTTGCATTCCCTGTTTCACCTGCAAGAGTTTCCCCAGCAGCAAAACCACTAATATCTGTGAAATCAGAGATTCATTTCAGGTAGAAGAGACCTTTACAATCATCAAGCCATACATTAATTCCATGAGTCTATGATTCTTACATGCTACAATTCAAAGTCCAACTATTATCTTAATCGACTACTACACttgtccccaagaacctcatctccgtctgtccaacccctccagggatggtgactccaccactgccctgggcagcctgttccaatgccccacagccctttggggaagaaattaccctaaatttccaacctcaaccttccctggtgcaacttgaggctggTTCCTCTCatcctggcgcttgttcctcGGGAGACCAACATCCTCttcgctacaacctcctttctgCTGTTAAACAGATCTCAGAAACacaaccacaaaccaaactGTCTGTTCATCAGCTGATGGCTCCGATGTCGCTGCCTCAGCGACTGGAATTACTCGAGTGCTTTAGTGGCGGCAAGATGCTCCTAGAAACCCCTGTCTGCTCCTAAAAAAACCCTATCTATCTGCTGTTACGGAAGTAACATTTGCTCTTTAAAAACAACCTTCTGCTGATAAAAACCCAACTTGCGCCTCCGCAAGAGCAGCTGCCTGACCAATACAGTACAATGACACCAACTCTCTCCCCAGGAGTGGGACCCAACACATCCTCGCTCCTCTGCCCAAACACCAACACGCTGCCAAGAGCGCTCAGAGGCATCTGTGGGACCGAAACGAGCCATCGCAGCCTGCAGAACATGATTTCTGTGCTCTATCTCGGGGGAAAAGGgacttaaaatacattaatccTGCTTTCTTCGCCAAAAGTTAAGCAGTTGCTGGGGACGCAACCAGGTTTTCACTGCTTGGACTGACCCTTCCATCTCCAAATAGCCCATAAACACAGACAAACATGCAGCCAGCTGCTGAGAGACACATTATTACATTGACACTCACAACAatcttccccaggcagccagaaTTCCCGTCTCTTGTGCCACTGATGCACTGCCTGCGAAACATGGAGCTTCTGAGCTCATAGTCACCATGAGAAACCACAACGAGGTCCCTTCCCGGCAGCTCGGGGCATTAAGAGATGCTGCAAACACCGACAGAGGCAACACAAGCGAGAGAAACCACATCGCAGTTTTGCCTAACAACCAAATTCTCCAATCTATCTAATCCAGAGGGCCACTTAATGGCACCGGAGATATTAAATAACACCTGCCCGCTCACAGTTTTGTAACCTTCGCACATCAAAAAATGCACTGAAGAGCTGCCCTGGGAAGAGTCCAGCATCACCCATCTCTAACAAACCACGACTACAGACAAGCTGAGCTACGCGAACAACACGCAGGTACCGACAACCCCGAGGTGCTCAAACCCGATTTCGGCTCCCGGGGCACGTGATGGCCACAGAAAGCTCTGCTGGCCCCCTCGTGGGGGTTCCGGTCATGCAAACCGAATGCCGAGCACTCACCTGGTCTCTTGGGGGCGGAGGCGACGGGCGGTTTCCTTGGGCCGGGCCTGCAGGCGTGGCTGAGAGCCGGGGCGTGGGCCGGGAGGGGGCCGGTCGGCTGCGTCCCTGGAGGGGGAAATAATCATTTTAGGTACAAAAAAACCTTGAGATCACCAAGTacaaccattaacccacccccagcactgccccctgtccctgagaacctcatctccccgtctgtccaacccctccagggatggtgactccagcactgccctgggcagcctgttccaatgccccacagccctttggggaagaaattgttccccagatccaacctcaacctcccctggtgctaCAAATACCCAAACAATTCTGAACCTACATTTGTATCTGCTCTTTCAGCATCACCCCACAGCCACCCACCCCTCAAACCCCGCAGCGGACACTCACCAGGCGTCAcgtcctttttcctcttcttggccctggcaggagctgctcccccagcctgcGCCACCGATTCGGGGCTCCCGAGCGACGACGGGACCGTGATCCCCCTCAGACCTGGAAAAACCAGACTCTGGCCCTAAAATCTCCTCTATCACATGtggcagggctgcaggaacGTGTAGGGGGGTTCTCGCATTGCCCTCCCCACTCTGGTGCTTGTcccttccccccaaacccctggcACCCCCCAAACGTCCTCACCGAACCCTTAAGTCctcccagccctacagacacacTTCTGAGAGGGAAAACTGTGAGGGGAGCAGTGATTTCAATTCACTCAGCACCCAGGTCACTCTCTTGGGGACAGATTTTCACCTTTGGGGGGCTAAAGAGAGGATGTGATTAACCAGGGAAAACTCTTGAGGTGTGTAACCCCACGAGGTACTGAaccccagaggctgctgcttgtGGAGGGACTCACAACAAGCTGGGCTCCCTTGAGGGGGGGTTACAACAGGCAGGGGCCCAAAGGGAGGGGAACGCTCATCTCGCGGGATAGAAGCGGCACCCGGCTGGCCCCAAGCGCCTGTTGCGGCAAAGCCCAGCAGGATTTGCGCTCCCAGAACCCCCCCACTCTGCTCCCCACACCCAGGAGGGATCACTCCTCACACTGCTCTGAGTCGGCAGAGGGAGGGGCAGGAAATTAAGCCCGGGCTAACGAAGCACCGGTCCAGTCGCTAACAGGTGTGAGGGCAGCTTGGCCACAGCCAGGAAcaagcaggagggagagggggcTGCAAGCAGCCCGACATGGCCATGCGACACTCCCCAAAACCCTCTGCGCATTTTTCCCCTCACCTACCGCCCGCATCGTAGGCGAGGAGGTCGGCGAACTCCCGCGCCAGGCTCTCGTCGCTGGCGAAGGCGCAGACACAGGCGAAGAAGTGTACGCAGCGCGGCGCCGTcccctcgtcctcctcctcctcctcctcgccgcCCTTGCCATGTCTCGGCGCCCAGCACGAGCAGCGGAACCGTGGCTCCCCCGGCGCCTTTGCGCTTGTCCTTGGGCCCACGGAAACATGCAGGTAGCCCGGCCCAGGCTTCTGCCCGCCCTTGCGCTTGACCACCAGGACGCTCTTGGTGACTCGCTGCACCAGCGGCCCCGTGGGCTCCGTCGCCAGCTGCCAGATGCTCTGCTTGGTTTCGGGGGGGG contains the following coding sequences:
- the C25H2orf42 gene encoding uncharacterized protein C2orf42 homolog isoform X2; its protein translation is MEPAPARTKVPSFLSDLGKATLRGIRKCPRCGTYNGTRGLSCKNKTCGTVFRRGARKPPGADAVRIVTGSAAQVYSVRQRERGAEQRCFVELGVSETAIQTADGTVVTQLSSGRCSAPACLKAAARGAAENQCQHIKLALNCQSEATPLALKSSILNSLQAPPETKQSIWQLATEPTGPLVQRVTKSVLVVKRKGGQKPGPGYLHVSVGPRTSAKAPGEPRFRCSCWAPRHGKGGEEEEEEDEGTAPRCVHFFACVCAFASDESLAREFADLLAYDAGGLRGITVPSSLGSPESVAQAGGAAPARAKKRKKDVTPGTQPTGPLPAHAPALSHACRPGPRKPPVASAPKRPGCQQPPDESQVSLSFQAWLASVTERIHQTMHYQFEGQPEPLVFHIPQAFFDALQQRISSGSAKKRLPNSTTAFVRRDALPLGTFSKYTWHITNILQVKQIFDTPESRDGTYEPWGSPGAEEESVAPSPPEKQPPLRPQELQTFLKVGNTSPAQKEPTPFVIEWIPDILPRARVGELRLRFQYGRRGARRAPPDRHRPPPGLDTPLHLPPLATVPFP
- the C25H2orf42 gene encoding uncharacterized protein C2orf42 homolog isoform X1 — protein: MEPAPARTKVPSFLSDLGKATLRGIRKCPRCGTYNGTRGLSCKNKTCGTVFRRGARKPPGADAVRIVTGSAAQVYSVRQRERGAEQRCFVELGVSETAIQTADGTVVTQLSSGRCSAPACLKAAARGAAENQCQHIKLALNCQSEATPLALKSSILNSLQAPPETKQSIWQLATEPTGPLVQRVTKSVLVVKRKGGQKPGPGYLHVSVGPRTSAKAPGEPRFRCSCWAPRHGKGGEEEEEEDEGTAPRCVHFFACVCAFASDESLAREFADLLAYDAGGLRGITVPSSLGSPESVAQAGGAAPARAKKRKKDVTPGTQPTGPLPAHAPALSHACRPGPRKPPVASAPKRPGCQQPPDESQVSLSFQAWLASVTERIHQTMHYQFEGQPEPLVFHIPQAFFDALQQRISSGSAKKRLPNSTTAFVRRDALPLGTFSKYTWHITNILQVKQIFDTPELPLELTRSFSQSRDGTYEPWGSPGAEEESVAPSPPEKQPPLRPQELQTFLKVGNTSPAQKEPTPFVIEWIPDILPRARVGELRLRFQYGRRGARRAPPDRHRPPPGLDTPLHLPPLATVPFP